Proteins from one Setaria italica strain Yugu1 chromosome V, Setaria_italica_v2.0, whole genome shotgun sequence genomic window:
- the LOC101757860 gene encoding tRNA dimethylallyltransferase 2 isoform X1 — protein MAHPADSASTPPAPNAGEGSPPSPPQRGRGKVVIVMGATGAGKSRLAVDLAAHFAGVEVVSADSMQVYRGLDVLTNKVPLHEQKGVPHHLLSVIDPSVEFTCRDFRDHAVPIIQEILNRGGLPVIVGGTNFYIQALVSPFLFDDMAQDMQDCTLSDHPDDIGLNNNDEGSGYERLKEIDPVAAQRIHPNDHRKIKRYLELYATTGALPSNLFQGEAAKKWGRASNSRFDCCFLWVDADIQVLDNYVNQRVDCMMDAGLLDEVCNIYDPDAVYTQGLRQAIGVREFDEFFRLYLTRKESDKDKAASSTTMLTVHDDQLKSLLDDAVSQLKTNTRRLVRRQRRRLHRLSKDFGWNLHRVDATKAFCCTTGDSWNHEVVEPCVDVVKRFLADGAACLPSTNASDGIGERELWTQYVCEACDKRVLRGAHEWEQHRQGRGHRRRVQRLKQRKSLIRPSES, from the exons atgGCCCACCCCGCCGACtccgcctccacgccgccggctCCAAACGCCGGCGAGGGTTccccgccgtctccgcctcAAAGGGGTCGGGGCAAGGTGGTGATTGTGATGGGCGCCACGGGCGCCGGCAAGTCGCGGCTGGCCGTCGACCTCGCGGCCCACTTCGCCGGCGTCGAGGTGGTCAGCGCCGACTCCATGCAGGTCTACCGCGGCCTTGACGTCCTCACCAACAAGGTTCCTCTGCACGAGCAGAAAG GTGTTCCTCACCATCTCCTTAGCGTAATTGATCCCTCCGTCGAGTTCACTTGCCGCGATTTCCGCGACCATGCCGTGCCG ATCATACAAGAAATACTGAATCGCGGTGGCCTCCCTGTTATTGTCGGCGGCACAAACTTCTACATCCAG GCCCTTGTTAGCCCATTCCTCtttgatgacatggcacaagATATGCAGGACTGTACTTTGAGTGATCACCCAGATGACATAG GCCTTAACAATAACGATGAAGGCAGTGGGTATGAACGCTTGAAGGAGATTGATCCTGTCGCAGCCCAACGGATCCACCCAAATGACCATAGAAAA ATAAAACGCTACCTTGAGTTGTATGCGACCACTGGTGCCCTACCCAGCAATCTTTTCCAAGGAGAGGCTGCTAAG AAATGGGGCCGGGCTAGTAACTCCAGATTCGACTGTTGTTTCCTGTGGGTAGATGCTGATATTCAAGTTCTGGATAACTATGTGAACCAAAGGGTTGATTGCATGATGGATGCTGGCCTGCTAGATGAAGTATGCAATATATATGATCCAGATGCTGTTTACACCCAAGGACTGCGGCAGGCCATTGGGGTTCGTGAATTTGATGAGTTTTTCAGACTATATTTAACAAGAAAAGAATCTGATAAGGATAAGGCGGCTTCTTCTACAACTATGTTAACTGTACATGATGATCAACTTAAGAGCTTGTTGGATGATGCTGTTTCCCAGCTTAAGACAAACACACGCAGGCTTGTTCGTCGTCAA AGACGGAGACTACATCGGCTGAGTAAAGACTTTGGGTGGAACTTACATCGCGTTGATGCAACCAAAGCATTCTGCT GTACCACAGGCGACTCATGGAACCATGAAGTTGTGGAACCTTGTGTGGATGTTGTGAAAAGATTTTTGGCTGACGGCGCAGCTTGTTTGCCAAGCACAAATGCTTCAGATGGTATTGGAGAAAGAGAGTTATGGACTCAATACGTCTGCGAG GCCTGCGACAAGCGCGTGCTTCGAGGGGCGCACGAGTGGGAGCAGCACAGGCAAGGGCGAGGCCACCGAAGAAGAGTGCAGCGCCTGAAGCAGAGGAAGAGCCTGATAAGACCATCAGAATCGTAA
- the LOC101757860 gene encoding tRNA dimethylallyltransferase 2 isoform X2 has translation MAHPADSASTPPAPNAGEGSPPSPPQRGRGKVVIVMGATGAGKSRLAVDLAAHFAGVEVVSADSMQVYRGLDVLTNKVPLHEQKGVPHHLLSVIDPSVEFTCRDFRDHAVPIIQEILNRGGLPVIVGGTNFYIQALVSPFLFDDMAQDMQDCTLSDHPDDIGLNNNDEGSGYERLKEIDPVAAQRIHPNDHRKIKRYLELYATTGALPSNLFQGEAAKKWGRASNSRFDCCFLWVDADIQVLDNYVNQRVDCMMDAGLLDEVCNIYDPDAVYTQGLRQAIGVREFDEFFRLYLTRKESDKDKAASSTTMLTVHDDQLKSLLDDAVSQLKTNTRRLVRRQRRRLHRLSKDFGWNLHRVDATKAFCCDSWNHEVVEPCVDVVKRFLADGAACLPSTNASDGIGERELWTQYVCEACDKRVLRGAHEWEQHRQGRGHRRRVQRLKQRKSLIRPSES, from the exons atgGCCCACCCCGCCGACtccgcctccacgccgccggctCCAAACGCCGGCGAGGGTTccccgccgtctccgcctcAAAGGGGTCGGGGCAAGGTGGTGATTGTGATGGGCGCCACGGGCGCCGGCAAGTCGCGGCTGGCCGTCGACCTCGCGGCCCACTTCGCCGGCGTCGAGGTGGTCAGCGCCGACTCCATGCAGGTCTACCGCGGCCTTGACGTCCTCACCAACAAGGTTCCTCTGCACGAGCAGAAAG GTGTTCCTCACCATCTCCTTAGCGTAATTGATCCCTCCGTCGAGTTCACTTGCCGCGATTTCCGCGACCATGCCGTGCCG ATCATACAAGAAATACTGAATCGCGGTGGCCTCCCTGTTATTGTCGGCGGCACAAACTTCTACATCCAG GCCCTTGTTAGCCCATTCCTCtttgatgacatggcacaagATATGCAGGACTGTACTTTGAGTGATCACCCAGATGACATAG GCCTTAACAATAACGATGAAGGCAGTGGGTATGAACGCTTGAAGGAGATTGATCCTGTCGCAGCCCAACGGATCCACCCAAATGACCATAGAAAA ATAAAACGCTACCTTGAGTTGTATGCGACCACTGGTGCCCTACCCAGCAATCTTTTCCAAGGAGAGGCTGCTAAG AAATGGGGCCGGGCTAGTAACTCCAGATTCGACTGTTGTTTCCTGTGGGTAGATGCTGATATTCAAGTTCTGGATAACTATGTGAACCAAAGGGTTGATTGCATGATGGATGCTGGCCTGCTAGATGAAGTATGCAATATATATGATCCAGATGCTGTTTACACCCAAGGACTGCGGCAGGCCATTGGGGTTCGTGAATTTGATGAGTTTTTCAGACTATATTTAACAAGAAAAGAATCTGATAAGGATAAGGCGGCTTCTTCTACAACTATGTTAACTGTACATGATGATCAACTTAAGAGCTTGTTGGATGATGCTGTTTCCCAGCTTAAGACAAACACACGCAGGCTTGTTCGTCGTCAA AGACGGAGACTACATCGGCTGAGTAAAGACTTTGGGTGGAACTTACATCGCGTTGATGCAACCAAAGCATTCTGCT GCGACTCATGGAACCATGAAGTTGTGGAACCTTGTGTGGATGTTGTGAAAAGATTTTTGGCTGACGGCGCAGCTTGTTTGCCAAGCACAAATGCTTCAGATGGTATTGGAGAAAGAGAGTTATGGACTCAATACGTCTGCGAG GCCTGCGACAAGCGCGTGCTTCGAGGGGCGCACGAGTGGGAGCAGCACAGGCAAGGGCGAGGCCACCGAAGAAGAGTGCAGCGCCTGAAGCAGAGGAAGAGCCTGATAAGACCATCAGAATCGTAA
- the LOC101758556 gene encoding dehydration-responsive element-binding protein 1F, whose translation MADAAEDSSSSASSSSLSPPTSPPHQHQQQQNQLPAKRRAGRKKFRETRHPVYRGVRARAGGSRWVCEVREPQAQARIWLGTYPTPEMAARAHDVAAIALRGALAADLNFPDSAHTLPRPRTAAPDDIRCAAAQAAELYRPAAHHLIATSSSTAAPPRPLALPPPEPSACFLDEDAIFDMPGLIDDMARGMLLTPPAMGRGLDWGAVDDDVDCTLWMDD comes from the coding sequence ATGGCGGACGCCGCCGAGGACTCCTCGTCGTCTGCGTCTTCGTCGTCTCtctcgccgccgacgtcgccgccgcaccagcaccagcagcagcagaaccagCTTccggcgaagcggcgggcggggcggaaGAAGTTCCGGGAGACGCGGCACCCGGTGTACCGCGgcgtgcgggcgcgggcggggggCAGCCGGTGGGTCTGCGAGGTGCGGGAGCcgcaggcgcaggcgcgcaTCTGGCTCGGCACCTACCCCACCCCGGAGATGGCCGCCCGCGCGCACGACGTCGCCGCCATCGCTCTccgcggcgcgctcgccgcAGACCTCAACTTCCCGGACTCCGCCCACACGCTCCCCAGGCCCCGCACCGCCGCGCCCGACGACATACGATGCGCCGCCGCACAGGCCGCCGAGCTCTACCGCCCGGCCGCCCACCACCTCATCGCAACATCATCGTCAACGGCCGCGCCACCGCGTCCCCTGGCACTACCACCGCCGGAGCCTTCCGCCTGCTTCCTGGACGAGGACGCCATCTTTGACATGCCCGGCCTCATCGACGACATGGCCAGGGGGATGCTGCtcacgccgccggccatggggAGAGGCCTCGACTGGGGCGCcgttgacgacgacgtcgactGCACTCTCTGGATGGACGACTGA
- the LOC101758960 gene encoding uncharacterized protein LOC101758960, with amino-acid sequence MGNAGSAPEQAKNSADGASDAEARRAPPSTVRFFPDAERQKARQPPPIKLEEEEGAPPPPATEEEMAPRNLWQVYALGAFIVLRWAWAKWKENQDRKDSPDDDGGAPDGST; translated from the exons ATGGGCAACGCCGGGagcgcgccggagcaggccaaGAACTCCGCGGATGGGGCTTCCGATGCGGaggcccgccgcgcgccgccgtccacgGTCCGTTTCTTCCCCGATGCGGAGCGCCAAAAGgcccggcagccgccgccgataaagctcgaggaggaggaaggcgccccgccgccgcccgcaacCGAAGAGGAGATGGCCCCGCGCAACCTCTGGCAG GTGTATGCACTTGGGGCGTTCATTGTGTTGAGATGGGCCTGGGCCAAGTGGAAGGAGAACCAGGACAGAAAGGACTCACCAGATGATGATGGAGGTGCACCGGACGGGTCGACTTAA